From Trichoderma atroviride chromosome 1, complete sequence, one genomic window encodes:
- a CDS encoding uncharacterized protein (EggNog:ENOG41~SECRETED:SignalP(1-19)), whose product MRFTQIIAAAVLAAPLALAVPVSTPVTPATADLNSDLTTSLHYVAALRQIKEKYPELAQEDANIAARGYLEAVGVQRAGGFSNSTALAERDMNKRGCCSNCDDCFGAIFTLGACCIPGGWRWKTVMVPIPTATSKVIL is encoded by the exons aTGCGCTTCACTCAAAtcatcgccgctgccgtGCTCGCAGCTCCCCTCGCCTTGGCGGTTCCGGTCTCGACTCCTGTTACCCCTGCCACCGCTGATCTCAACTCTGATCTCACTACCAGCCTTCACTATGTCGCCGCTCTCCGGCAGATAAAGGAAAAGTACCCCGAACTCGCCCAAGAGGATGCCAACATTGCAGCCCGGGGCTATCTTGAGGCTGTTGGTGTACAACGCGCTGGCGGTTTCTCTAACAGCACTGCTTTG GCTGAGCGTGATATGAACAAGAGAGGATGCTGCAGTAATTGCGACGACTGCTTCGGTGCCATCTTCACACTCGGCGCTTGCTGCATTCCGGGAGGGTGGCGTTGGAAGACTGTAATGGTCCCGATTCCAACAGCCACTTCTAAAGTAATACTCTGA